The proteins below come from a single Gemmatimonadota bacterium genomic window:
- the hemE gene encoding uroporphyrinogen decarboxylase: protein MKAATGTAPFLAALRGERPSRRPVWIMRQAGRYLPEYQELRRSATFEELCTTPELACEATLQPLRRFDLDAAILFSDILVPLAPMGAPFVIEEGGPKTPHPIRTDADVQNLRVVDPREEIPFVADAVRLLKRELGDTPLIGFAGAPFTLAAYLVEGGGSRDFLHLKRMLFRRPDLLERLLDLLADQVADHLKMQVEAGADAVQLFDTWGGILSPADHERFILPRHRRIFDALAGLGVPKILFTKGGGPFLPALATAGADALGLDWLTPIPDALKRTGALPVQGNLDPHALFAPKKELARRVAEICREGDAAPGHVFNLGHGIFPTAPIEAVETVVETVHAHVPGGVS from the coding sequence ATGAAGGCCGCCACGGGGACCGCCCCGTTTCTGGCGGCGCTGCGCGGTGAGCGGCCGTCGCGCCGGCCTGTCTGGATCATGCGGCAGGCGGGCCGGTATCTTCCCGAGTATCAGGAACTCCGCCGCTCGGCCACCTTTGAGGAACTCTGCACGACACCGGAGCTTGCGTGTGAAGCCACGCTTCAGCCGCTTCGCCGGTTCGATCTGGACGCGGCCATTCTCTTCAGCGACATCCTGGTTCCGCTGGCGCCGATGGGCGCGCCGTTCGTCATCGAGGAGGGCGGGCCGAAGACGCCGCACCCGATTCGCACCGACGCGGATGTGCAGAACCTTCGCGTGGTGGACCCGCGCGAGGAGATTCCGTTCGTTGCCGATGCCGTTCGCCTCCTCAAGCGGGAACTGGGCGATACGCCGCTGATCGGGTTTGCGGGAGCACCGTTCACGCTGGCGGCCTACCTCGTGGAGGGCGGCGGCAGCCGGGACTTCCTGCACTTGAAGCGGATGCTCTTCCGGCGGCCGGATCTTCTGGAGCGGCTGCTGGATCTTCTTGCGGATCAAGTGGCCGACCACCTGAAGATGCAGGTGGAGGCCGGGGCGGACGCGGTACAGCTGTTCGACACCTGGGGGGGCATTCTCTCTCCGGCCGATCACGAGCGCTTCATTCTGCCGCGTCACCGGCGCATCTTCGACGCGCTGGCCGGACTCGGCGTGCCGAAGATTCTCTTCACGAAGGGGGGCGGTCCCTTCCTTCCAGCCCTGGCGACGGCCGGAGCCGACGCGCTGGGTCTCGACTGGCTGACGCCCATTCCGGATGCGCTGAAACGCACGGGAGCCCTTCCCGTGCAGGGGAATCTGGATCCGCACGCGCTCTTTGCTCCGAAGAAGGAACTGGCGCGTCGCGTGGCGGAGATCTGCCGGGAGGGCGATGCGGCCCCCGGGCATGTGTTCAACCTGGGGCACGGCATCTTCCCGACGGCGCCGATCGAAGCGGTGGAGACGGTGGTGGAGACGGTCCACGCGCATGTTCCCGGAGGCGTATCGTGA
- the hemL gene encoding glutamate-1-semialdehyde 2,1-aminomutase, producing the protein MNDAMNNATWWERARRVIPGGVSSPVRSFGSVHGDPIFFASAKGSRFTSEDGSEYLDWCQSWGPLILGHAHPDVLEAVAEAAAEGMSFGAPGRREVELAEAVLQKLPFFDRVRFTSSGTEAVMSAIRVARGFTGRDRIVKFEGCYHGHSDALLVEAGSGLATFGTPSSAGVPEDFTRHTTVLPLDHPERLAEFFCEHGDEVAALVIEPIPANAGLLPQRPEFLRLCRELTERHGTLLLFDEVITGFRVAPGGAAELLGITPDLCTYGKVIGGGMPVGAFAGKAEIMAQLAPEGPVYQAGTLSGNPVAMAAGLATLRRMESDGFHAELERKGALLEAGLAEAIRDTGTAASVVRVGSLFWIAFQEHPPRAFAQIGKDGIRAYADFHREMLGEGVYLAPSGYEVGFLSAAHSEEDIARTARAARRSLEAVSAGAER; encoded by the coding sequence GTGAACGACGCGATGAACAACGCCACCTGGTGGGAGCGAGCCCGGCGTGTCATTCCCGGCGGCGTGAGCAGTCCCGTGCGCTCGTTCGGGTCTGTCCACGGCGACCCGATCTTCTTCGCGAGCGCCAAGGGGAGCCGCTTCACCTCCGAAGACGGGAGCGAATACCTGGACTGGTGCCAGAGCTGGGGGCCGCTCATTCTGGGGCACGCCCACCCGGATGTTCTGGAGGCTGTCGCGGAGGCTGCCGCGGAAGGCATGAGCTTCGGAGCGCCGGGGCGCCGGGAAGTGGAACTGGCGGAGGCGGTGCTTCAGAAGCTGCCGTTCTTTGACCGCGTGCGTTTCACGAGTTCCGGGACGGAAGCGGTCATGAGCGCCATTCGCGTGGCGCGCGGGTTCACCGGGCGGGATCGGATCGTCAAGTTCGAGGGATGCTATCACGGGCACTCCGACGCGCTCCTCGTGGAAGCGGGAAGCGGGCTGGCGACTTTCGGAACGCCATCCAGCGCGGGGGTTCCCGAGGACTTCACGCGACACACCACGGTGCTTCCGCTGGACCATCCCGAGCGCCTCGCGGAGTTCTTTTGCGAGCACGGGGATGAAGTGGCCGCGCTCGTCATCGAACCGATCCCGGCGAACGCCGGCCTTCTCCCGCAGCGGCCGGAGTTCCTGCGTCTCTGCCGGGAGTTGACGGAGCGGCACGGCACGCTTCTCCTCTTCGACGAAGTGATCACCGGCTTCCGTGTCGCGCCCGGGGGGGCGGCGGAACTCTTGGGGATCACCCCGGACCTTTGCACTTACGGGAAGGTGATCGGGGGCGGAATGCCGGTTGGCGCCTTCGCGGGGAAGGCGGAGATCATGGCGCAACTGGCGCCGGAAGGGCCGGTCTATCAGGCCGGAACGCTGAGTGGAAACCCCGTGGCGATGGCGGCGGGCCTTGCCACGCTCCGCCGCATGGAATCCGACGGGTTCCACGCGGAACTGGAGCGGAAAGGCGCGCTTCTGGAAGCAGGGCTTGCGGAGGCAATCCGGGATACCGGGACGGCAGCCAGCGTGGTGCGCGTGGGGTCACTCTTCTGGATCGCGTTTCAGGAGCACCCGCCGCGCGCGTTCGCCCAGATCGGGAAAGACGGGATTCGCGCGTACGCGGACTTCCACCGGGAGATGCTGGGCGAAGGCGTGTATCTCGCGCCGTCCGGTTATGAGGTGGGCTTCCTCTCCGCCGCGCATTCGGAAGAGGACATTGCGCGCACCGCCCGGGCCGCGCGTCGCTCGCTGGAGGCCGTCTCGGCCGGAGCGGAACGATGA
- the hemB gene encoding porphobilinogen synthase, with protein sequence MNLTHRPRRLRRTPLLREMMAETETHPRRLVTPHFVVPGEGVDEEIASMPGVRHVSVDRLVEEVRSDVSLGLKSHLLFGVPESRDEAASAAVDPDDLVPRAVRALKDAFAEETVVITDVCLCAYTTHGHCGLLAEDGTVDNDSSVERLAGMARVHADAGADLVSPSDMMDGRVGRIREVLDHAGHTDTGILAYSAKFASAYYGPFRDACDSAPAGDRKTYQMDCRNAREALTETMLDIEEGADIVMVKPALAYLDVVAAVRAESLKPVAVYNVSGEYSMVKAAAAAGLVEEAALVRENLLAMRRAGADLIVTYHGREAIREGWL encoded by the coding sequence ATGAATCTCACGCACCGTCCCCGGAGACTTCGCCGAACGCCGCTTCTTCGAGAAATGATGGCGGAAACGGAAACCCACCCGCGCCGTCTCGTGACGCCGCACTTTGTCGTCCCCGGCGAAGGCGTGGACGAGGAGATCGCGTCGATGCCGGGCGTGCGTCATGTGTCGGTCGATCGGCTGGTGGAAGAAGTGCGAAGCGATGTGTCGCTGGGGCTGAAGTCGCACCTTCTCTTCGGCGTGCCGGAGTCCAGGGACGAAGCGGCCAGCGCCGCCGTGGACCCGGATGACCTCGTGCCGCGGGCCGTCCGCGCGTTGAAGGACGCATTCGCGGAGGAGACCGTGGTGATCACCGATGTGTGCCTGTGTGCGTACACCACTCACGGGCACTGCGGGCTCCTTGCGGAGGACGGCACGGTCGACAACGACTCCAGCGTGGAGCGACTGGCCGGGATGGCGCGGGTTCATGCCGACGCGGGAGCGGACCTGGTGAGTCCCAGCGACATGATGGACGGACGAGTCGGGCGGATTCGCGAAGTGCTGGACCATGCCGGGCACACGGACACGGGCATCCTCGCGTACTCCGCCAAGTTCGCGAGCGCGTACTACGGGCCGTTCCGGGACGCTTGCGACAGCGCGCCTGCCGGCGACCGGAAGACCTACCAGATGGACTGCCGCAATGCGCGGGAGGCGCTTACCGAGACGATGCTGGATATCGAGGAGGGTGCGGACATCGTCATGGTGAAGCCGGCGCTGGCCTATCTGGATGTCGTGGCGGCCGTCCGGGCCGAGAGCCTGAAACCGGTGGCTGTGTACAATGTCAGCGGCGAGTACTCCATGGTGAAGGCGGCCGCCGCGGCCGGGCTGGTGGAGGAAGCCGCGCTGGTTCGAGAGAACCTGCTGGCCATGCGTCGTGCGGGTGCGGACCTGATCGTCACTTATCACGGGCGGGAAGCGATTCGGGAGGGCTGGCTGTGA
- a CDS encoding uroporphyrinogen-III synthase, protein MKPRVVLTRSREASEEWRRRLEGAGVGVLVLPLIAHEPLSIPQPLPGRPFDWILFASPESVRAFFRAGLDAVVSEDGTRMGVLGPGTGAELARHGGVDDLRVRTRDGAEFAQAFTDTVPAPTAVLVPGPKDPLPELASGLRAAGHQVVELALYRTVACRPPDTPEDPFREGDRVFFASPSAVRAFCAAYGPHAVPCVAIGATTAAAAKEAGLDPAVAERPDLESLMAAAGLPFGSPRPEPEATR, encoded by the coding sequence ATGAAGCCGCGCGTCGTTCTCACACGAAGCCGGGAAGCTTCGGAGGAGTGGAGGCGGCGGCTCGAAGGCGCGGGCGTGGGGGTTCTCGTGCTCCCCCTGATCGCGCACGAGCCGCTCTCCATTCCGCAGCCACTCCCCGGTCGCCCGTTCGACTGGATTCTCTTTGCGTCTCCTGAATCGGTCCGTGCGTTCTTCCGCGCAGGACTGGATGCCGTCGTGAGTGAAGACGGCACGCGCATGGGCGTTCTCGGCCCCGGCACCGGCGCCGAACTCGCCCGCCACGGCGGCGTGGACGATCTCCGGGTTCGGACACGCGACGGAGCCGAGTTTGCGCAAGCCTTCACGGACACCGTCCCCGCGCCGACCGCCGTCCTGGTGCCCGGCCCGAAGGATCCCCTACCGGAGCTTGCCTCCGGACTTCGAGCTGCCGGGCATCAGGTCGTCGAGTTGGCGCTGTATCGAACCGTCGCATGCCGTCCGCCCGACACCCCGGAAGATCCCTTTCGCGAAGGAGACCGGGTCTTCTTCGCAAGCCCGTCCGCGGTTCGTGCGTTTTGTGCCGCGTATGGACCGCACGCTGTCCCGTGTGTCGCCATCGGAGCGACGACCGCCGCCGCCGCGAAGGAGGCCGGGTTGGACCCGGCCGTTGCGGAGCGGCCTGATCTGGAGTCACTCATGGCGGCCGCCGGGCTTCCATTCGGAAGTCCGCGACCCGAGCCGGAGGCCACACGATGA
- the hemC gene encoding hydroxymethylbilane synthase: MVPEASKKVLRVGTRGSDLALWQARHIEGLLAASGHASERVVLTTRGDRIDDLPFARMEGKGFFTRELEDALLEDRVDLVVHSLKDLPTEMPDGLVTGALVGRANRRDLLLATPGAVDPERVAAGELLPLTAGAVVGTSAVRRKAQIRAHRADLPVAELRGNVPTRVRKLREGGYDAILIASAGVDRLDLDLAGLSPFVLDDAAFVPAPGQGMLAVQCREEGAVREILSRLHCAEEARFVEAERSLLGLLGGGCQLPLGASAGPGPKGALLTVFWGTPDGEALRFTLDGADPAQLATEARDRIQAAAREAGA, from the coding sequence ATGGTGCCGGAGGCTTCGAAGAAGGTGCTGCGGGTGGGGACCCGGGGAAGCGACCTCGCGCTCTGGCAGGCGCGCCACATTGAGGGATTGCTCGCGGCATCGGGGCATGCCTCGGAGCGGGTTGTCCTCACGACTCGGGGCGACCGGATCGACGACCTCCCCTTCGCCAGGATGGAAGGGAAGGGGTTCTTCACGCGCGAACTGGAAGACGCGCTTCTGGAAGATCGCGTGGATCTTGTGGTGCATTCGCTGAAGGATCTTCCCACCGAGATGCCAGACGGGCTGGTGACCGGTGCGCTCGTGGGGCGTGCCAACCGCCGGGATCTTCTCCTCGCAACGCCGGGTGCGGTGGATCCGGAGAGGGTCGCAGCCGGGGAGCTTCTGCCGCTCACCGCGGGGGCTGTCGTCGGAACGAGTGCCGTTCGGCGGAAAGCGCAGATCCGTGCGCACCGGGCGGATCTGCCGGTCGCCGAACTGCGCGGGAATGTGCCGACGCGGGTTCGAAAGCTGCGGGAGGGCGGCTACGACGCCATCCTCATTGCGAGTGCCGGAGTGGACCGGCTGGATCTGGACCTTGCCGGGCTCAGCCCGTTTGTTCTGGACGATGCGGCCTTCGTCCCCGCGCCGGGGCAGGGGATGCTGGCCGTGCAATGCCGGGAAGAGGGGGCGGTTCGGGAGATCCTCTCCAGGCTGCACTGCGCGGAAGAGGCACGCTTCGTTGAGGCGGAGCGGAGCCTTCTGGGGCTTCTGGGCGGCGGTTGCCAGCTTCCGCTGGGAGCGTCTGCCGGTCCGGGGCCAAAGGGCGCGCTCCTCACCGTCTTCTGGGGGACGCCCGATGGCGAAGCCCTTCGGTTCACGCTGGACGGAGCCGACCCCGCGCAACTGGCGACGGAAGCGCGGGACCGCATTCAGGCGGCTGCCCGGGAGGCGGGCGCATGA
- a CDS encoding response regulator transcription factor has protein sequence MKKRILLVEDDDRLADGLRLNLELDGYEPIVAQSAEEGLRYWERGGVDLILLDVMLPGADGFDLCRRIRAKGGRVPILFLTARGHKDDRIRGLESGGDDYIAKPFELRELRARIKSALRRSDWTQAAVSPRLLDLGDRRADLRSGEVTSPRGTERLGEKELGILRVLAETRGEAVLRHDLIDRVWGFDASPSTRTVDNFVVRLRKVLEPDPANPVHILTVRGVGYRLQG, from the coding sequence GTGAAGAAGCGCATCCTTCTCGTGGAAGACGACGACCGCCTGGCCGACGGGCTGCGCCTCAATCTGGAACTGGACGGTTACGAGCCGATCGTGGCGCAGTCCGCGGAAGAAGGGCTTCGCTACTGGGAGCGCGGGGGCGTGGATCTCATTCTGCTCGATGTGATGCTGCCCGGCGCGGACGGGTTCGACCTGTGCCGCCGCATCCGTGCCAAAGGCGGGCGTGTCCCGATTCTCTTCCTGACCGCACGCGGCCACAAGGACGACCGCATTCGTGGTCTGGAGAGCGGCGGGGACGATTACATCGCCAAGCCGTTCGAGCTGCGCGAGCTTCGCGCCCGCATCAAGAGCGCACTCCGCCGATCCGACTGGACGCAGGCCGCGGTTTCGCCCCGGTTGCTGGATCTCGGCGACCGCCGGGCGGATCTCCGCTCCGGCGAGGTCACCTCCCCCCGGGGGACGGAGCGGCTGGGAGAGAAGGAACTCGGGATTCTGCGCGTACTGGCGGAAACCCGGGGCGAGGCGGTCCTGCGTCACGACCTGATCGACCGCGTCTGGGGCTTTGACGCGTCCCCGTCCACGCGCACCGTCGACAACTTCGTCGTGCGCCTGCGGAAGGTGCTGGAGCCGGATCCCGCGAACCCCGTGCATATCCTCACGGTGCGCGGCGTGGGGTACCGGCTGCAGGGGTGA
- a CDS encoding HAMP domain-containing sensor histidine kinase — protein MRVRHASGVLYGLLAAFMIAQGSWWALFLHRQAAVEEERRLAALAREADRAEAVLDSLAVSGSDPVAADLRERFPGVGFEISGEFPRAFVSETARAAARHEAYRERRMFLYEGAFFLLVLVGGSAVLVRARLRENDYRRARELFLAGVTHEFKTPLASLRLYTETLDRPDLGDEERGRIRGLLVRDVQRMERLVGQVLTAARDRPSRAHLREPFDLSEEAEAVLRGMEGFLTRESARLVTELPRGRSVKGERAAFSIALRNLVENAVLHSPQPAEVRVTLSSESAWHRVSVRDRGPGIPRRHRRSIFRGFFRIEAEDASSSRGARGTGLGLYLVKRNAEALGGRVEVRSGSDGGSVFTLVLPAYFGGEAL, from the coding sequence ATGCGGGTTCGGCACGCGTCCGGAGTGCTCTACGGTTTGCTCGCCGCGTTCATGATCGCGCAGGGAAGCTGGTGGGCGCTCTTCCTGCACCGGCAGGCCGCCGTCGAGGAGGAGCGCCGCCTTGCCGCGCTTGCACGGGAAGCGGATCGCGCGGAGGCCGTGCTGGACTCGCTGGCCGTGTCCGGCTCGGACCCGGTGGCGGCCGATCTTCGTGAGCGCTTTCCGGGCGTCGGCTTCGAAATCTCCGGTGAGTTCCCCCGTGCGTTTGTCTCCGAGACGGCCCGGGCCGCGGCACGCCACGAGGCCTACCGCGAGCGCCGGATGTTCCTTTACGAGGGGGCGTTCTTCCTTCTCGTGCTGGTGGGGGGGAGCGCGGTTCTGGTGCGCGCCCGGCTCCGGGAGAACGACTACCGCCGCGCGCGGGAGCTCTTCCTCGCGGGTGTCACGCACGAGTTCAAGACACCGCTGGCGAGCCTTCGCCTCTACACCGAGACGCTGGATCGCCCGGACCTCGGCGATGAGGAGCGCGGCCGAATCCGCGGGCTTCTCGTAAGAGATGTGCAGCGTATGGAGCGTCTGGTGGGGCAGGTTCTGACGGCCGCGCGCGACCGGCCGTCCCGGGCGCACTTGCGGGAACCCTTTGACCTTTCCGAGGAAGCGGAGGCCGTGCTGCGCGGGATGGAGGGGTTCCTGACGCGGGAGAGTGCGCGCCTTGTCACGGAGTTGCCGCGAGGCCGCTCGGTCAAGGGTGAACGGGCCGCTTTTTCGATCGCGCTTCGGAATCTCGTGGAAAACGCGGTGCTGCATTCCCCGCAACCCGCTGAGGTTCGCGTGACGCTGTCATCGGAGAGCGCGTGGCACCGGGTTTCCGTTCGGGACCGCGGACCCGGGATTCCGCGTCGCCACCGTCGAAGCATCTTTCGCGGGTTCTTTCGAATCGAAGCAGAGGACGCATCCTCTTCACGAGGCGCCCGCGGCACCGGGCTCGGACTTTATCTCGTGAAGCGAAACGCGGAGGCGCTCGGGGGTCGCGTGGAGGTTCGCAGCGGGTCGGACGGCGGGTCCGTCTTCACGCTGGTGCTCCCGGCGTACTTCGGAGGAGAGGCGTTGTGA
- a CDS encoding YigZ family protein: MAQSDLGADWYPSVESGPEMELREKASRFLGQVFRVGDECAAADALAAVRRTHHAATHHCWARRLGVPEAVQERFDDDGEPSGTAGAPLLTVLAGANIYGVLLVVTRYYGGTKLGRGGLARAYAEAARQAVAAAPRREVFRETRLAIECPFGDVGAVEAVLAREAARVRGTEREFAEDGARFCVTVLRGDASPLESALTQATAGRARVVRPECAD; the protein is encoded by the coding sequence GTGGCACAGTCGGACTTGGGGGCGGACTGGTACCCTTCCGTAGAGTCGGGCCCGGAGATGGAACTGCGCGAGAAGGCATCGCGCTTTCTGGGGCAGGTCTTTCGTGTCGGAGACGAGTGCGCCGCCGCTGACGCGCTGGCCGCCGTCCGGCGCACTCACCATGCGGCCACACACCACTGCTGGGCTCGCCGACTGGGGGTGCCGGAGGCGGTGCAGGAGAGATTTGATGACGACGGGGAGCCATCCGGGACGGCGGGGGCGCCGCTCCTGACGGTTCTCGCGGGGGCGAACATCTACGGCGTTCTGTTGGTCGTGACGCGCTACTACGGGGGCACGAAACTGGGTCGAGGGGGATTGGCCCGCGCTTATGCGGAGGCGGCCCGGCAGGCGGTCGCGGCCGCACCCCGGCGAGAGGTCTTCCGGGAGACCCGCCTTGCCATCGAGTGTCCCTTCGGAGATGTTGGGGCGGTGGAGGCGGTCCTTGCCCGGGAGGCTGCGCGGGTTCGCGGGACGGAGCGGGAGTTCGCGGAGGATGGCGCGCGCTTTTGCGTGACGGTGCTTCGTGGCGACGCGTCCCCTCTGGAGAGTGCGCTGACGCAGGCCACGGCGGGTCGCGCCCGGGTGGTCCGTCCGGAATGCGCTGATTGA
- a CDS encoding cold shock domain-containing protein — protein MRTTGTVKWFSDEKGFGFLSRGDGEKDVFCHHSAIQGEGFKTLQEGQQVEFDVVEGQKGPAAENVVRL, from the coding sequence ATGCGTACGACCGGAACCGTGAAGTGGTTCAGCGATGAGAAGGGCTTTGGCTTCCTGTCCCGTGGCGACGGGGAGAAGGATGTCTTCTGTCACCACAGCGCCATCCAGGGCGAGGGCTTCAAGACTCTCCAGGAAGGCCAGCAGGTTGAGTTCGATGTGGTCGAAGGGCAGAAGGGCCCGGCGGCTGAGAATGTGGTGAGGCTCTAA
- the rplQ gene encoding 50S ribosomal protein L17 has product MRHRRTTAKLGRTAAHRKAMLRNMVTSLLEEGRIKTTIPKAKEARRVAERMITFAKRGDLHARRQVLRVVRDPKVVAKLFDEIGPRFANRQGGYTRVLKTGFRNGDNAPMSILEILTEDTVKAPARPKRKPAEKAAVAPPPAVETAPEAQEEASEATQAEEEDSGEEASPDEEPEAPKDE; this is encoded by the coding sequence ATGAGACATCGTCGCACGACGGCCAAGCTGGGACGCACGGCGGCCCACCGCAAGGCCATGCTGCGAAACATGGTGACCTCCCTTCTGGAAGAGGGGCGGATCAAGACAACCATCCCGAAGGCGAAGGAAGCGCGTCGTGTCGCCGAACGGATGATCACCTTTGCCAAGCGCGGAGATCTTCACGCGCGTCGGCAGGTGCTCCGGGTCGTTCGAGATCCGAAAGTGGTTGCCAAGCTGTTTGACGAAATCGGGCCCCGTTTTGCGAACCGGCAGGGCGGGTACACCCGCGTCCTGAAGACGGGGTTTCGAAACGGGGACAATGCCCCCATGTCGATTCTGGAGATCCTCACCGAAGATACGGTGAAGGCACCGGCGCGCCCGAAGCGGAAACCCGCTGAGAAGGCGGCGGTTGCGCCTCCTCCTGCGGTAGAAACCGCTCCAGAGGCCCAGGAAGAGGCTTCTGAGGCGACTCAGGCGGAAGAGGAGGACTCCGGAGAGGAGGCTTCCCCGGACGAAGAACCGGAGGCTCCGAAGGACGAGTAA
- a CDS encoding DNA-directed RNA polymerase subunit alpha, whose product MKWRPLTMPRKVDFDESTLTETYGKMTIQPLEKGFGTTVGNALRRVLLSSLQGASVVFTRIDGVEHEFSTVEGVREDVTEIVLNLKSLRFRFGQDEIRKGRIEVTGEQRVTGADLVLQPDVELLNPEQYIATVNKGAKLCLEIGVGCGRGYEQAESHDLGEQPLGTILVDALYTPVVKVRYEVENTRVGQRTDYDSLNMEVWTDGSINPVDAVAHAAKIMKDHLMIFINFDEEPQLVQEEEVDEEFERMKELLRRSVDELELSVRSSNCLTSASIRTIGELVQKTEGEMLKQRNFGRKSLKEIQEILGGMNLGFGMDVSTWVEAGAGIEAVEETQETGTGASV is encoded by the coding sequence ATGAAGTGGAGACCTCTGACAATGCCCAGGAAAGTGGACTTCGACGAGTCTACCCTGACCGAGACCTATGGGAAGATGACCATCCAGCCCCTGGAAAAGGGGTTTGGAACGACAGTCGGGAACGCGCTGCGGCGTGTGCTGCTGTCGAGCCTGCAGGGTGCGTCCGTTGTGTTCACCCGAATCGACGGGGTGGAGCACGAGTTCTCCACGGTGGAAGGCGTCCGTGAGGATGTGACGGAGATCGTGCTCAACCTGAAGAGCCTCCGCTTCCGCTTCGGACAGGACGAGATCCGCAAGGGACGCATTGAGGTAACGGGCGAACAGCGCGTAACCGGCGCCGACCTGGTTCTCCAGCCGGATGTGGAGCTGCTGAATCCGGAGCAGTACATCGCGACCGTGAACAAGGGCGCGAAGCTCTGCCTGGAGATTGGTGTGGGGTGCGGGCGCGGCTACGAACAGGCCGAGAGCCACGACCTCGGGGAGCAGCCTCTGGGGACCATCCTGGTGGATGCGCTCTATACGCCGGTCGTCAAGGTTCGGTACGAAGTGGAGAATACGCGCGTCGGCCAGCGAACGGACTACGACAGCCTCAACATGGAGGTCTGGACGGACGGCTCCATCAATCCCGTGGATGCCGTGGCCCACGCCGCGAAGATCATGAAGGATCACCTCATGATCTTCATCAACTTCGACGAAGAGCCGCAACTCGTGCAGGAAGAGGAAGTCGACGAGGAGTTCGAGCGGATGAAGGAACTCCTGCGGCGGTCCGTCGATGAGCTGGAGTTGAGCGTGCGCTCCAGCAACTGTTTGACCTCGGCGAGCATTCGCACGATTGGCGAACTCGTCCAGAAGACGGAAGGCGAAATGCTGAAGCAGAGGAACTTCGGACGGAAGTCCCTCAAGGAAATCCAGGAGATCCTGGGCGGCATGAACCTTGGATTCGGAATGGATGTTTCGACATGGGTCGAGGCGGGCGCCGGAATCGAGGCGGTGGAAGAAACTCAGGAGACGGGAACCGGGGCTTCCGTATAG
- the rpsD gene encoding 30S ribosomal protein S4, giving the protein MARNLDPKCRQCRREGVKLFLKGDRCLTLKCAIERRNYAPGDHGRDQRRKVTEYGLQLREKQKTRRMYGVLERQFRNYYKKAAQLKGVTGENLLRLLELRLDNLVYRMGMAASRCQARQLIRHRHMAVNGRTVTIPSYQCKAGDRITVREGSRKVDVIVGALEAKDLASMVSWLNLEKDSMTGTVVSVPGREEIPAPVNEQLIIELYSK; this is encoded by the coding sequence ATGGCAAGGAACTTGGACCCGAAGTGCAGGCAGTGCCGTCGGGAAGGCGTGAAGCTCTTTCTGAAGGGCGACCGTTGCCTGACGCTCAAGTGCGCGATCGAGCGGCGCAACTACGCCCCGGGCGATCACGGACGGGACCAGAGAAGGAAGGTCACCGAGTACGGTCTCCAGCTCCGCGAGAAGCAGAAGACCCGCCGGATGTACGGCGTCCTGGAGCGGCAGTTCCGCAACTACTACAAGAAGGCGGCACAGCTCAAGGGAGTCACCGGCGAGAACCTTCTCCGGCTCCTGGAACTCCGGCTGGACAACCTGGTCTACCGGATGGGAATGGCCGCGTCGCGCTGTCAGGCGCGGCAGCTGATTCGGCATCGTCACATGGCCGTCAACGGTCGGACCGTGACGATTCCATCGTATCAGTGCAAGGCCGGAGATCGGATCACGGTGCGCGAGGGCAGCCGCAAGGTGGATGTCATTGTCGGCGCGCTGGAGGCCAAGGACCTGGCGTCCATGGTGTCGTGGCTGAATCTCGAAAAGGACAGCATGACGGGTACCGTGGTTTCGGTGCCGGGCCGGGAAGAGATCCCGGCGCCTGTCAACGAGCAGTTGATCATCGAGCTTTACTCGAAGTAG
- the rpsK gene encoding 30S ribosomal protein S11, which produces MADKGKAKKARRRKDRKVEAVGVAHIQSTFNNTIVTITDTKGNVVSWSSCGKVGFKGSRKSTPFAAQLAGENSAKEALELGMKRVEVRVRGPGSGREAAIRSLQAAGLDVSSIRDVTPIPHNGCRPPKRRRI; this is translated from the coding sequence TTGGCAGACAAGGGCAAAGCGAAGAAAGCCAGACGGCGCAAGGACCGCAAGGTCGAGGCCGTGGGTGTCGCTCACATTCAGAGCACTTTCAACAACACCATCGTGACCATTACGGACACGAAGGGGAATGTCGTTTCATGGTCTTCCTGCGGGAAGGTGGGCTTCAAGGGGTCGCGGAAGAGCACTCCGTTTGCAGCCCAGCTCGCCGGCGAGAACTCGGCGAAGGAGGCTCTGGAACTGGGAATGAAGAGGGTCGAGGTCCGCGTGCGGGGACCCGGCTCCGGCAGAGAGGCGGCCATTCGGTCGCTGCAGGCCGCGGGGTTGGATGTCTCCTCGATTCGTGACGTCACCCCGATCCCGCACAACGGCTGTCGCCCTCCGAAGCGACGGAGAATCTGA